From Miscanthus floridulus cultivar M001 chromosome 15, ASM1932011v1, whole genome shotgun sequence, the proteins below share one genomic window:
- the LOC136507100 gene encoding uncharacterized protein: MDGAYVPYGKSARYARVRNQTNDDHFRREVYIGVIDQISQELDNRFDEINMELLSCMAAFSPSNSFASFDARKVRRLAEFYPKDFSNNDLLKLELQLDNYIDDMRQDASFQGLDNIVDLSVKLVGTKRHKVYDMVYLLLKLILLLPVATASVERVFSALVIVKTKTRNRIGDTVLDDCLVTFIEQDIFFQVDEDDIIETFMSLRKWRINK; encoded by the coding sequence ATGGATGGTGCTTATGTGCCTTATGGAAAATCAGCGCGGTATGCCCGTGTCcgaaaccaaacaaatgatgaCCATTTCAGAAGAGAAGTATAcattggtgtcattgatcaaattAGTCAAGAGCTTGATAATCGGTTTGATGAGATCAATATGGAGCTACTCTCTTGTATGGCAGCCTTCAGTCCTTCCAACTCCTTTGCTTCTTTTGATGCACGGAAGGTACGTAGATTGGCTGAATTTTATCCTAAGGACTTCTCCAACAATGATTTGTTAAAACTTGAATTGCAACttgataattatattgatgacatgcgacaagatgctagcttccaaggtctagacaacattgttgatctctcagttaagcttgttgGAACAAAGAGGCACAAAGTGTATGATATGGTGTACTTGCTTCTCAAATTGATATTGCTTTTACCGGTGGCAACTGCgagtgttgaaagggtattttctgcatTGGTTATAGTGAAAACAAAGACAAGGAATCGGATAGGTGATACTGTTTtggatgattgtctagtcacATTTATTGAGCAGGATATTTTCTTCcaagttgatgaagatgatataattgAGACATTCATGTCATTGAGAAAGTGGCGGATAAACAAGTAA
- the LOC136507101 gene encoding extensin-like, with translation MASAAAASAVKEALVVAVCVVLLLHSSAGHQPPKSVPPPPPPHCHYTGQQPPPPPPPSPPVPTSSPPPPPPPPSPTPVPAPAPMPTPTLPPVPPPTPAPTLPPPPVPLPTPTPPPAPVNCSQIDCASHCSPICQANHDAGNAKCESDLVTNFNTCYDVCTSHACPGDSCSNSGCSFSHCPCDNANATSCCQACGSGVYPQYQSCLHYYDKAVGYCMIDCQDTCYKNCTSGGEQTLPPPPPVVPAPTPTPTPPTPTPAPVPAPMPTPPMPAAPAPAPAPVNNCTYSDCASQCDPSCRANSTAGIAKCWSDHVGTFNACYESCTSHTCTGKSCDHSGCGFGDCSCHNRNASSCCEWCDNTLSFDPQYNRCKSFWERYVGYCVMSCQDSCSKNCTHGR, from the coding sequence ATGGCTTCAGCTGCTGCCGCTAGCGCTGTTAAGGAGGCCCTGGTCGTCGCCGTGTGCGTCGTGCTGCTACTCCACTCTTCGGCGGGACACCAGCCGCCCAAGTcagtgccgccgccgcctccaccgcatTGCCATTACACGGGGCAgcagccaccgccaccaccaccaccctcgCCGCCGGTGCCAACGTcgtcaccgccaccgccaccgccaccgccctcACCGACGCCAGTACCAGCGCCAGCGCCCATGCCAACGCCGACGCTGCCACCGGTGCCACCGCCCACGCCGGCGCCGAcgctgccaccaccaccagtgCCACTGCCAACacccacgccgccgccggcgcccgtCAACTGCAGCCAGATTGACTGCGCCTCGCACTGCAGCCCGATCTGCCAAGCCAACcacgacgccggcaacgccaagTGCGAGAGCGACCTCGTCACCAACTTCAACACGTGCTACGACGTGTGCACTAGCCACGCCTGCCCCGGCGACTCCTGCTCCAACAGCGGCTGCAGCTTCAGCCACTGCCCCTGCGACAACGCTAACGCAACCAGCTGCTGCCAAGCGTGTGGCAGCGGTGTATACCCCCAGTACCAGAGTTGCTTGCATTACTACGACAAGGCTGTGGGGTACTGCATGATCGACTGCCAGGACACCTGCTACAAGAACTGTACATCTGGTGGGGAGCAGAcactgccaccgccaccaccggtgGTGCCGGCGCCCACGCCGACGCCCACGCCGCCGACACCGACGCCTGCGCCAGTGCCAGCGCCCATGCCAACGCCGCCGATGCCTGCAGCACCAgcgccggcaccggcaccggtgaACAATTGCACCTACAGTGACTGCGCCTCGCAATGTGATCCGTCTTGCCGAGCCAATAGCACCGCTGGTATCGCAAAGTGCTGGAGCGACCACGTCGGCACCTTCAACGCGTGCTACGAGAGCTGCACGAGCCATACCTGCACTGGCAAGTCGTGCGACCACAGTGGCTGCGGCTTCGGCGACTGCTCCTGCCACAACCGCAACGCAAGCAGCTGCTGCGAATGGTGCGATAACACTCTTAGCTTCGATCCCCAGTACAACCGTTGCAAGAGTTTCTGGGAGAGGTATGTAGGCTACTGCGTCATGAGCTGCCAGGACAGCTGCTCCAAGAACTGTACCCACGGCAGGTAA